A single Vanacampus margaritifer isolate UIUO_Vmar chromosome 7, RoL_Vmar_1.0, whole genome shotgun sequence DNA region contains:
- the prmt9 gene encoding protein arginine N-methyltransferase 9 isoform X1 produces MPNASARPKHSGRRTRRRPREDPARNELVSSSLESAQQCLFRQDYGPAFVHYLLVLNLAPEFKDFARESFRFTLFKWAEELDSAGRIQELFGCYEQALELFPADEVILNSMGEHLFRMGFRDEAAGHFFKALKLKPDFPEARENFYRVANWLVERWHFLMLNDHGRNRKYQQAIQKAVRGGCTTVLDIGTGTGILGMCAKKAGAGEVYACELSKTMYELACEVVAANGMGGGIKILHKKSLEMEVPKDIPHRVSLVVTETVDAGLFGEGIIESLIHAWHHLLLPPQSKEAAPRDPSATGRVIPARATVFAMAVECLEIRRHNKLCVSEVGGLSLAAAEQLRSPVSCSTEPDDSMEPYTTERLSRLPGGYTALTEPLTVLRIDFNNVQELEGLSSRPVQRLRLPVLREGELDALAVWFQLHLDEESSLSTGPHEDTCWEQAIYPEHTSKGFLLQGGDELIVEVSCRDAYLRLCSVAVLRSGQQIHLGTTPDPHDSDGLVPNAEAELCSALASLQTRQQHDVCMLECSEMALLNNSDYHRSFAGALSKLISRLKAQSQSMEDPDVPMQVGKEPCAADPLYILDVSEGFSLLSLIAASQGGVKAYSSVEKRKQQEVLGRLARANGVLEGSLEFWLNHGEDEQGPLQRPSREKLWSAILLDCVETCGLVRQKLMEKASLARCLLEHGGRVFPHKMVVFGMLVESDTLLLESAVQGREPTLDFNIAPFINQFTVPVHVFLDFSTLACRHLSEPAELFVLNLMDANANYDDREVQIRTTTSGRITAVPFWYDIHLDEDICVSTLAPNSHWKQAAVVLQRPLEVAAGEQVRLMVKFRNSSISVDVRRDE; encoded by the exons ATGCCTAATGCTAGCGCGAGGCCAAAGCACAGTGGCAGGAGAACCCGCAGGCGGCCCCGAGAGGATCCAGCCAGGAACGAACTGGTCTCCAGCTCCCTTGAAAGCGCCCAGCAGTGCCTCTTCAgacaagactatggacctgcatTTGTGCACTACCTCCTGGTCCTCAATCTGGCGCCCGAGTTCAAGGATTTTGCCAGG GAGTCATTCCGCTTTACACTCTTTAAATGGGCCGAGGAGCTGGACTCGGCGGGCCGCATTCAGGAGCTGTTTGGGTGTTATGAACAAGCACTGGAGCTCTTCCCTGCAGATGAGGTCATTCTGAACAGCATGGGGGAGCACCTCTTCAG AATGGGCTTCCGAGATGAAGCGGCAGGCCATTTCTTCAAAGCCCTAAAGCTGAAGCCAGACTTCCCGGAAGCCAGGGAAAACTTCTACCGTGTGGCCAACTGGCTGGTGGAACGCTGGCACTTCCTCATGCTCAACGACCACGGGCGCAACCGCAAGTACCAGCAGGCCATCCAGAAGGCGGTGCGCGGCGGTTGCACCACCGTACTGGACATAGGTACTGGCACTGGGATCCTTGG CATGTGCGCTAAGAAGGCGGGGGCCGGCGAGGTGTACGCCTGCGAGCTTTCCAAGACCATGTACGAGCTGGCCTGCGAGGTGGTGGCTGCTAACGGGATGGGCGGAGGCATCAAGATCCTCCACAAGAAGTCTCTGGAAATGGAAGTGCCAAAGGACATCCCGCACAG GGTGTCGCTGGTGGTGACGGAGACGGTAGACGCTGGCTTGTTTGGAGAAGGCATCATCGAGAGCCTCATCCATGCCTGGCACCACCTGCTACTCCCTCCACAG AGTAAGGAGGCTGCACCCAGGGACCCTTCTGCGACCGGGAGGGTCATCCCCGCCAGAGCCACCGTGTTCGCCATGGCTGTGGAGTGCCTGGAGATCCGTCGGCATAATAA GCTTTGCGTGTCCGAGGTTGGCGGCCTGTCCTTGGCGGCGGCCGAGCAGCTGCGCAGTCCAGTGAGCTGCAGCACCGAGCCCGACGACTCCATGGAACCGTACACCACCGAGAGGCTCAGCAGGCTGCCCGGAGGCTACACGGCCCTCACCGAGCCGCTCACCGTACTCCGCATCGACTTTAACAACGTGCAG GAGCTGGAGGGTCTGAGCTCCAGGCCGGTGCAGCGGTTGCGCTTACCGGTGCTGCGGGAAGGCGAGCTGGACGCCCTGGCCGTGTGGTTCCAGCTGCACCTGGACGAAGAGAGCAGCTTGTCAACGGGTCCCCACGAGGACACCTGCTGGGAGCAAGCCATCTACCCCGAGCACACCAGCAAGG gTTTCCTCCTACAAGGCGGCGACGAGCTGATTGTGGAAGTGTCCTGCCGGGACGCCTACCTGCGGCTGTGCAGCGTGGCCGTGTTGCGAAGCGGTCAGCAGATCCATCTGGGCACGACTCCGGACCCTCACGACTCCGACGGCCTCGTCCCCAACGCGGAAGCGGAGCTGTGCAGTGCCCTGGCGTCGCTCCAAACGCGCCAACAACACGACGTCTGCATGCTGGAGTGCTCGGAAATGGCGCTCTTGAACAATTCCGACTACCATCGCAGTTTTGCCGGCGCCTTGTCCAAACTCATCAGCCGGTTGAAGGCCCAATCCCAGAGCATGGAGGACCCCGATGTTCCTATGCAAGTTGGGAAA GAACCCTGCGCCGCGGACCCTCTGTACATTCTGGACGTGTCGGAGGGTTTCTCCCTGCTCTCCCTCATCGCCGCCAGCCAGGGCGGGGTGAAGGCTTACAGCTCGGTGGAGAAGAGAAAGCAACAGGAAGTGCTGGGACGCCTGGCGCGCGCCAACGGCGTTCTGGAGGGGAGCTTGGAGTTCTGGCTCAACCACGGCGAGGATGAGCAAGGGCCGCTGCAGAGGCCCTCGCGGGAGAAACTGTGGAGCGCCATCCTCCTGGACTGCGTGGAGACGTGCGGACTCGTCAGGCAGAAGCTGATGGAGAAGGCGTCTCTGGCCAG ATGTCTGCTGGAGCACGGCGGTCGCGTCTTCCCGCACAAAATGGTGGTTTTCGGCATGCTGGTGGAGTCGGACACGCTGCTGCTGGAGAGCGCCGTGCAGGGCCGCGAGCCTACGCTGGACTTCAACATAGCGCCGTTCATCAACCAGTTCACC GTTCCGGTCCACGTATTCCTGGATTTCTCCACATTGGCTTGTCGACACCTTAGTGAACCAGCTGAACTCTTCGTTCTGAACCTCATggacgctaatgctaattatgaCGACAGGGAGGTGCAG ATCCGGACGACGACTTCGGGCAGAATCACGGCAGTGCCCTTCTGGTACGACATCCACCTGGACGAGGACATTTGCGTCAGCACGCTGGCCCCGAACTCTCACTGGAAGCAGGCCGCCGTGGTCCTGCAGCGCCCCCTGGAGGTGGCGGCCGGAGAGCAGGTCCGGCTCATGGTCAAATTCCGCAACAGCAGCATCTCCGTAGATGTGCGAAGAGACGAGTGA
- the prmt9 gene encoding protein arginine N-methyltransferase 9 isoform X2: protein MCAKKAGAGEVYACELSKTMYELACEVVAANGMGGGIKILHKKSLEMEVPKDIPHRVSLVVTETVDAGLFGEGIIESLIHAWHHLLLPPQSKEAAPRDPSATGRVIPARATVFAMAVECLEIRRHNKLCVSEVGGLSLAAAEQLRSPVSCSTEPDDSMEPYTTERLSRLPGGYTALTEPLTVLRIDFNNVQELEGLSSRPVQRLRLPVLREGELDALAVWFQLHLDEESSLSTGPHEDTCWEQAIYPEHTSKGFLLQGGDELIVEVSCRDAYLRLCSVAVLRSGQQIHLGTTPDPHDSDGLVPNAEAELCSALASLQTRQQHDVCMLECSEMALLNNSDYHRSFAGALSKLISRLKAQSQSMEDPDVPMQVGKEPCAADPLYILDVSEGFSLLSLIAASQGGVKAYSSVEKRKQQEVLGRLARANGVLEGSLEFWLNHGEDEQGPLQRPSREKLWSAILLDCVETCGLVRQKLMEKASLARCLLEHGGRVFPHKMVVFGMLVESDTLLLESAVQGREPTLDFNIAPFINQFTVPVHVFLDFSTLACRHLSEPAELFVLNLMDANANYDDREVQIRTTTSGRITAVPFWYDIHLDEDICVSTLAPNSHWKQAAVVLQRPLEVAAGEQVRLMVKFRNSSISVDVRRDE, encoded by the exons ATGTGCGCTAAGAAGGCGGGGGCCGGCGAGGTGTACGCCTGCGAGCTTTCCAAGACCATGTACGAGCTGGCCTGCGAGGTGGTGGCTGCTAACGGGATGGGCGGAGGCATCAAGATCCTCCACAAGAAGTCTCTGGAAATGGAAGTGCCAAAGGACATCCCGCACAG GGTGTCGCTGGTGGTGACGGAGACGGTAGACGCTGGCTTGTTTGGAGAAGGCATCATCGAGAGCCTCATCCATGCCTGGCACCACCTGCTACTCCCTCCACAG AGTAAGGAGGCTGCACCCAGGGACCCTTCTGCGACCGGGAGGGTCATCCCCGCCAGAGCCACCGTGTTCGCCATGGCTGTGGAGTGCCTGGAGATCCGTCGGCATAATAA GCTTTGCGTGTCCGAGGTTGGCGGCCTGTCCTTGGCGGCGGCCGAGCAGCTGCGCAGTCCAGTGAGCTGCAGCACCGAGCCCGACGACTCCATGGAACCGTACACCACCGAGAGGCTCAGCAGGCTGCCCGGAGGCTACACGGCCCTCACCGAGCCGCTCACCGTACTCCGCATCGACTTTAACAACGTGCAG GAGCTGGAGGGTCTGAGCTCCAGGCCGGTGCAGCGGTTGCGCTTACCGGTGCTGCGGGAAGGCGAGCTGGACGCCCTGGCCGTGTGGTTCCAGCTGCACCTGGACGAAGAGAGCAGCTTGTCAACGGGTCCCCACGAGGACACCTGCTGGGAGCAAGCCATCTACCCCGAGCACACCAGCAAGG gTTTCCTCCTACAAGGCGGCGACGAGCTGATTGTGGAAGTGTCCTGCCGGGACGCCTACCTGCGGCTGTGCAGCGTGGCCGTGTTGCGAAGCGGTCAGCAGATCCATCTGGGCACGACTCCGGACCCTCACGACTCCGACGGCCTCGTCCCCAACGCGGAAGCGGAGCTGTGCAGTGCCCTGGCGTCGCTCCAAACGCGCCAACAACACGACGTCTGCATGCTGGAGTGCTCGGAAATGGCGCTCTTGAACAATTCCGACTACCATCGCAGTTTTGCCGGCGCCTTGTCCAAACTCATCAGCCGGTTGAAGGCCCAATCCCAGAGCATGGAGGACCCCGATGTTCCTATGCAAGTTGGGAAA GAACCCTGCGCCGCGGACCCTCTGTACATTCTGGACGTGTCGGAGGGTTTCTCCCTGCTCTCCCTCATCGCCGCCAGCCAGGGCGGGGTGAAGGCTTACAGCTCGGTGGAGAAGAGAAAGCAACAGGAAGTGCTGGGACGCCTGGCGCGCGCCAACGGCGTTCTGGAGGGGAGCTTGGAGTTCTGGCTCAACCACGGCGAGGATGAGCAAGGGCCGCTGCAGAGGCCCTCGCGGGAGAAACTGTGGAGCGCCATCCTCCTGGACTGCGTGGAGACGTGCGGACTCGTCAGGCAGAAGCTGATGGAGAAGGCGTCTCTGGCCAG ATGTCTGCTGGAGCACGGCGGTCGCGTCTTCCCGCACAAAATGGTGGTTTTCGGCATGCTGGTGGAGTCGGACACGCTGCTGCTGGAGAGCGCCGTGCAGGGCCGCGAGCCTACGCTGGACTTCAACATAGCGCCGTTCATCAACCAGTTCACC GTTCCGGTCCACGTATTCCTGGATTTCTCCACATTGGCTTGTCGACACCTTAGTGAACCAGCTGAACTCTTCGTTCTGAACCTCATggacgctaatgctaattatgaCGACAGGGAGGTGCAG ATCCGGACGACGACTTCGGGCAGAATCACGGCAGTGCCCTTCTGGTACGACATCCACCTGGACGAGGACATTTGCGTCAGCACGCTGGCCCCGAACTCTCACTGGAAGCAGGCCGCCGTGGTCCTGCAGCGCCCCCTGGAGGTGGCGGCCGGAGAGCAGGTCCGGCTCATGGTCAAATTCCGCAACAGCAGCATCTCCGTAGATGTGCGAAGAGACGAGTGA
- the tmem184c gene encoding transmembrane protein 184C, producing the protein MPCSCGNWRRWIRPLVVLLYILLLLVVLPLCVWELQKSEVGTHNKAWFIAGIFVFMTIPISLWGILQHLVHYTQPELQKPIIRILWMVPIYSLDSWIALKYPHIAIYVDTCRECYEAYVIYNFMTFLLNYLENQYPSLVMMLEVQEQQKHLPPLCCCPPWPMGEVLLLRCKLGVLQYTVVRPVTTVIALICQLCKVYDEGNFSSTNAWTYLVIVNNMSQLFAMYCLVLFYRALREELSPIKPVGKFLCVKMVVFVSFWQAVLIALLVKVGIISEKRTWDWQSVEAVATGLQDFVICVEMFLAAIAHHVSFTYKPYIQEAEEGSCFDSFMAMWDVSDVRADISEQVRNVGRTVMGHARKPYSGEAQNSGERSGLLSSSASQDAIAEVASDPPSPGGRYQGMGRTPHSVSAPADLSQKQEVKSDTSEDDDDGANEQTQADLIDIT; encoded by the exons GTTGGCACTCATAACAAGGCATGGTTCATAGCCGGGATTTTTGTCTTCATGACCATCCCCATATCGTTATGGGGCATCCTGCAGCATCTGGTTCACTACACTCAGCCAGAGCTTCAGAAACCTATCATCAG AATATTGTGGATGGTGCCAATCTACAGCTTGGATAGT TGGATTGCCCTGAAATATCCCCACATCGCCATCTACGTGGACACGTGCCGGGAGTGCTACGAGGCTTACGTGATCTACAACTTCATGACCTTCCTGCTTAACTACCTAGAGAACCAGTACCCCAGCTTGGTCATGATGCTTGAGGTCCAGGAGCAGCAGAAGCACCTCCCGCCCCTGTGCTGCTGCCCACCTTGGCCAATGGGAGA GGTTTTGCTATTAAGGTGCAAGCTGGGAGTGTTGCAGTACACGGTGGTTCGACCTGTCACAACGGTTATCGCTCT GATCTGTCAACTATGCAAAGTGTACGACGAAGGCAACTTCAGCTCCACCAATGCTTGGACCTACCTGGTTATTGTCAACAACATGTCACAGCTG TTTGCCATGTACTGCCTGGTGCTGTTCTACAGGGCTCTGCGAGAGGAGCTGAGTCCCATCAAGCCGGTGGGCAAGTTCCTATGTGTCAAAATGGTGGTGTTCGTGTCATTTTG gcAAGCTGTGCTCATCGCCTTGCTGGTGAAGGTGGGCATCATCTCTGAGAAACGTACGTGGGACTGGCAAAGCGTGGAGGCCGTAGCCACCGGACTACAG GACTTTGTGATCTGCGTGGAGATGTTCCTGGCGGCCATAGCTCATCACGTGAGCTTCACGTACAAGCCTTACATCCAGGAGGCCGAGGAGGGCTCCTGCTTTGACTCCTTCATGGCCATGTGGGACGTCTCCGACGTCAGGGCCGACATCTCGGAACAAGTCCGCAACGTCG GCCGAACAGTGATGGGTCACGCCCGAAAGCCGTATTCCGGCGAGGCGCAGAACTCCGGCGAGCGCTCCGGCCTCCTCTCATCGTCAGCTTCCCAGGACGCCATCGCCGAGGTGGCATCCGATCCGCCGTCGCCCGGCGGGCGTTACCAGGGCATGGGAAGGACACCCCACTCTGTGTCAGCCCCCGCCGACCTCAGccaaaaacaggaagtcaaaaGTGACACAAGCGAGGACGACGATGACGGAGCCAATGAGCAGACGCAGGCGGATCTGATCGACATCACATAG